One genomic segment of Thermostichus vulcanus str. 'Rupite' includes these proteins:
- a CDS encoding AI-2E family transporter, which produces MSRRQLTISVSSVALIVATGMLLLLLWQLRSLVLTVMIAVVVAAALAPLVDMAERMRIPRWLAVVVVYLSLIAGILGLALLMGPTVVTQTQRLLVKLPSYLERLQLLIDTWITDLAGVDPVVIDYLNQVINPQAVTGWAIRSGQQLLVQSFDFTRGLLGALLTTLLTIFISGYMLVSGSGLIQGLVELFPYPWNERLAQQVHPMAQRMGGYIQGRVLVSAILGVMITVSLRFLGLSEFAIALGVIAGFTNLIPFIGPVLGSLPALVVAIVQGGWTFLWVLILYVAIQNLETYVLDPLLVGSSVRVKPLYQLLAVLGGTQLLGIIGAVIAPPWVAGSAVLLENLYLKPKQEAEIREKLQSRPDPGTSTQERLPSEHSTHYANGTELSGAVGIQSSADRSLEVEEFEGSKEAELPLSGRKG; this is translated from the coding sequence ATGAGTCGACGACAATTGACAATCTCTGTGTCTTCTGTAGCCCTGATTGTGGCGACGGGGATGCTGCTCCTGTTGCTGTGGCAACTGCGTAGCTTGGTGCTGACAGTGATGATCGCGGTGGTGGTGGCGGCGGCACTGGCTCCTCTTGTGGATATGGCGGAGCGGATGCGGATCCCCCGGTGGCTGGCGGTGGTGGTGGTGTATTTGAGCCTAATCGCCGGGATCCTGGGATTGGCTCTGCTCATGGGCCCGACGGTGGTGACCCAGACCCAACGGCTACTGGTGAAGTTGCCTTCCTATCTGGAGCGTTTGCAACTGTTGATCGATACCTGGATTACGGATCTGGCGGGGGTGGATCCGGTGGTGATCGACTATTTGAACCAAGTCATCAACCCGCAAGCAGTGACGGGATGGGCAATCCGCTCCGGACAACAGTTGTTGGTGCAGTCCTTTGATTTCACCCGCGGTCTGTTGGGAGCACTCCTGACCACACTGCTGACGATTTTCATCTCCGGCTACATGTTGGTGAGCGGCTCCGGCTTGATCCAAGGTTTGGTTGAGCTCTTCCCCTATCCCTGGAATGAGCGACTGGCCCAACAGGTGCATCCAATGGCGCAGCGGATGGGGGGCTATATCCAGGGGCGCGTCCTGGTTTCCGCCATTTTGGGGGTGATGATCACCGTTTCATTGCGCTTTCTCGGTTTATCGGAGTTTGCCATTGCCCTGGGGGTGATTGCCGGGTTTACCAACCTGATTCCCTTTATCGGCCCGGTCTTGGGATCCCTGCCGGCTTTGGTGGTGGCAATTGTGCAGGGTGGCTGGACATTCTTGTGGGTGCTGATCCTCTATGTAGCCATCCAAAATCTAGAAACCTATGTGTTGGATCCCTTGTTGGTGGGATCCTCAGTGCGGGTTAAACCCCTCTATCAGCTGTTGGCGGTGTTGGGGGGTACGCAGTTGCTGGGAATCATCGGAGCGGTGATTGCGCCTCCTTGGGTGGCGGGGTCGGCAGTCTTGCTGGAAAATCTCTATCTAAAGCCGAAGCAAGAGGCGGAGATCCGAGAGAAACTTCAGTCACGCCCTGATCCGGGCACCTCGACTCAAGAACGGCTTCCCTCTGAACACAGTACCCATTACGCCAACGGGACAGAGTTGTCTGGGGCCGTGGGAATTCAGTCTTCTGCTGATCGATCTCTTGAAGTGGAGGAATTTGAGGGATCTAAAGAAGCAGAACTCCCCCTTTCGGGGCGCAAAGGTTAA